ctttcttttttttttttttgaagttttgatttttctccccttttttttacttttagatAAATACCCGTTTTTGgattttaaaattgattaaaacgaatttttttttgttttttttgttttttttgtttttgtttttgtttttatatataaatcaaactaaaagacaaattttgttttcactttgttttctttttttttttagaaaattccgatgaggttttgacactactaggacattggttttatcttttccaaaataagtaattatctccctacgctgctattttctctttcctctttttttgattttttttagaagccggtcagcacgcagatctgaagcaaataaatgcgccaacaaacgggatgtagcaggatggtcttttcatttcaggttgcctgtcctagacggacccaacccctgtgttgagtcccctacgtcaaatgcaacatgatgcaaataagcgttcctactagggatccggcatgaggtttcattatactaggtttataacctgggtatatgttctagactgtgtactcgagcggacaactcgagtcgagaagggggctacgtaccggggacccgcgagatcgtccggctttgtaacttgtccggcctctttcttatttcaggtattgacactaacagaatggggagtctcgaccagcgagcttctccccggaggtaagaagagaggggtttcggcacagtttatatacagttcagataatatcaaagcggtaaaagacaacatttagcacgttatgccaaaacatgtaataaagatcagatgataaagccaaatataacaattattctaagctcgaattcttgaaccctgaaccagtggttttgggtttagatccccagcagagtcgccagagctgtcacacctccttttaacgcgcccgccccgaagggttgaatgcgcgagggagtttttccaatttaagtgacaatattcgaaatgggattatttatttaattcagagtcgccacttgggaaaggtttggcttttggtgtcccaagtcaccggtttatcttgaatcccaaatcgaggaaaaatattcgacttttccaaatgaagtctgcgaaccagaaattctaagtaaggaattctgttgacccgagggaaggtgttaggcaccctcgaatcccgtggttctagcacgatcgcttaaattgttataatggctaaatatctgatttaaatacatgttattacttatgtgctttcattaagtttaaaatcgcttttattattatttattttttatggaattgcaacattataaaaatgcatttcgaaccatgtcacaatcaatgcgcccatggttgttaatacattccgactccgttgagatttggatttgggtcacataaatgcgcacccgaatttaagaaggtaagattattaaaatgcacgcctgaagcaattatcgtattattatttctgggtaaggccgtggaattttgctaaacggctcatcccgaagtctaagtaattttaattaaacatttatcgagggccccgcaatttgtgcgttttatttggcgaggctcatctcatttatttttatcaggataatcctaaagtgcctacattttctattaaaattgtctctacaaaaatgaaagagaaaaggtcttaatttatttacatgcttgagttgttatagttgagtttcgaatatgattcgtaaattctaaaaaatgatacaagcaaagcagtccgttgccaatacgGGCACAGGCTCACATATTACTACCTAAttatattatactaggcatgttctcagtttgtcaaattaaaaaaaaaacttggcaatctaattttaatcctaaaacaattacatgctggaattaaccaatattatttaactaaacaattttcttacaagttccgaaatagtctattcgtttgatttttaacttagacggagttactacaccatttatttatttacttggcaatctaattttaatcctaaaacaattacatgctggaattaaccaatattatttaactaaacaattttcttacaagttccgaaatggtctattcgtttgatttttaacttagacagAGTTACTACGCCAttttaagcaatatatagatagttcatccgttaagctatcgttggatgttccactatatatacattaaatagctacatgattccgatttttgtaagctaaataatttatatatacaaataaaattaagaatataattcaaaataaatttagaacttcaattcttcatttttttttgtattcatgcttcctgtttcagtttacaataatcagcgtgtcagttgtgtacctgatattggaagcaaaagaaaagtgagagatcagcagaaattcagtagcatacaacaacagcaatcccagcaactagtaacaaccagcgacgagaaacttagtgacagattttaaaatcaagacaaaatccggaaacaacaacaaccaacggacagaagcaaagggaaacttttcagattttgaatttccagaatgtttttctttttgtttttctaaaatcttagtatttttttttcggaattttttctcTTAAATTTTTTCTCTCCCttaaatctgattcaagacctctcTATATATCCCCCAACCCATAAAtgttttaatcaattaaaatcaacccattttctctaccaaacccattatcttcccactcatccccattacattaaataaacatatcacaccaccccattatattttgtcccccatgcctaacataaaataatgcaagattccccctttaaattaaatcttgtcccccttttatattaaacaaatatatcacaatccaccccatttcattttgtcccccatgcttcatataaacaattacaaaatgtacaattcctaaactaccccttccgaccttactgaaattaccaaactacccctgaacgtattacaaatttaccaaactacccatcagctataacacatcaattaatcaaacttaaccaaaatatagacaatatgatcaatttctaacaatgttcaaacaacaatatgaacacggatgaacatcataacaacaatatcacatgaacacgattttaacaatatttcaacaacaaatcacatgaacacaaattgaacaacaaagaacaactaaaatttgattgaacaatattttagcaataaagaacaactaaaatttgattgaacaatattttttagcaacgatcaatcctattttcagattcaacaacaacaatcaaacaagtatatttagatttccaaattcaataatattgaacttaaaatcaactctaacaacattacaacaaacaattcctatattaaacttaaacaagattatgagacaaattcaaaagaaataatcataagtgataaacaagaaatcaaactatacaaatttcggattcaagaacaatcaaacaaagtatgaacatgaatgagtctattttaacacaacaaacatgacggattaaatgattaaaccaacattaataatttctggaaaatatataacaacatgaaacaaattgaagaaataatcaattaaatttcaatttgaatctaacaaacatcaaactaacaaattcttacctaaaccataaaacaaacatgaaataaacatgaaaaaccactaattaaatttccatttgaaatctgaaaattaattcaacaaaacatatgaacatgaacaaaaccaaaaatcaaatatctaccgattttagattcgagaaatatcaaaacgaaacacggacaaaaataaaactcaaaatctactaaccggatcgacacgaaatatgtacggactgtttcgacaaacctcgaccaAACAACCATGTCATTCCGGATTTTGACGAAGCATTCATGTACAAAGAATGAAGCAACAACAGAAGCAATACCTTGACCAAACAACTCGTCATGTAAAGCTCGACGAAGGATCTCGATTCGACGATAAACCTTCGAACTTTGCcagactttaaccggactgccttgCGTCGTCAACAAGAGTACGATGGTGAGGAACAAACATGACTCATGGAGTCGCAGCAGTGAAGCGTCTGAAGCAAACACAGCTTGACGCCGAAACAGGAGCAGTGAGGCGACGCCGCGTCCATGGCTGGAGCTTGTGAGCTCGACCACCCAACTCGAAGTCGacgaaacaaagaagatgaaacagAAAGATCGATCATGGGGCAGCTGCGGGCAGCATGGAGGAGCTAGAGGGAGGGGTCGTTTGCAGTGGGGTTTCCACCATGGGAGGGAAGCTATGGCGATGGGTTGACGAGGGTAGTGACAGCAGGAGGGTGTCGAGCTTGAAGCGGACGACGAAGCTGGACGATGAGGCTGGACGATGCAGCAGCGATAGCTGTTGCTTGACGGGGAATGAAGGGTCGTTTGGGCAAGATGGTGAGGCTACTGGAGGTGGACGATGACGaagacaaagaagaagatgaagcagtagcAGTAGCGCGAGCAGCAGGTGGACTGTTGGGACGTGAAGTTGAGGACTGGCTCAGCAGTAGAAACGATGATGGTGAAAGGGAGCCGACGGACTGGTCGTTGATGACGAAGACGCAGCAGTGGCGACCATGGTTGTCGAGTTCGAGCTTGAAGGTGGTTGTGTGGTTTTAATGGAGGAcgggggggtcgtttggacgcgAGGGTGTTTGTGTGGACGAAGAAGAAAGTAAAGGGAAGCCATGTGAGGTGtttttgagtttggggaagaagaagccaaaatgggggggggggggggggggggcggatcctttcttagttttttttagggttttggttattttttttttgtgtttggacaaaaaatgaagaatgaaaatgaagagggggagttgggttgttggtactggactgggtcgacctagttcgaaatggactgggtcgtatggaagattgggccattttttgggcctgtggcttaaaattgaagaaaaggcccaattccgactttctttatattttcgctctcttttcttctttcatttttctaaaactaaattataaaaaatacctaaactattattaagaactaaattaagttataaaagcgcaaattaactcccaataacaattaacgcataattaagtattaattaagcataaaatcgtatatttggacattaaatgctagaaatgcaaacgatgcctattttgtaatttttaatttttgtaaaacaaatttaattactaacaattgtagaattaaatcctacatgcaaaatgcgacatatttttgtattttttattaatttagcaaataaacacgcacagacaaatgccaataattattcaaaatataacaaaatatcacaaaattgcacaccaaagaaaaaatcattttattttgaattttttgggagtaattctcatatagggcaaaaatcacgtgcttacaacagcATCTATATATAACAATCATTCGCTATAAAAGTCAAATTTTCTTCAGAACCGactttttaagttatatttacctctctataacaactttTTACCTATAACAACATCTATATTTATAGCAGAGTGTCTTTTGTAAAATTACCCTTATATAACAACCATATAGAATCTTTAAGATTACTAATAATAATTCTAAAAATATGCGCACAATTTTTTCCATTAAACAAAATTTCTATCTTGCATAAaatataagatttgaagatttgcacATGATATCTTTTTCATTAGGCAAATCCCAAAAAATATTTAGGAAGAAATTAATTGTTAAGCTCTTAGATTGTCTTCAAAGGAAAGCTATTGAATACTACCTTTTTGCTGAAACTTTGGACACGaatcttcgccaattcaagcgttATATCGCTAGTAAGAGAATGAAATCTATGAAACAAGCTACAATTACAAAGTTTTTCCCTTAATCTTGAAAGAATTTATTTTTCTAGGTAGCTTTAAAATGTTTGCCTTAGAATTTAAATCTTTATACGTTTAGTTATGAATTTATCAATAATGTATTAGCTTTCTTCAATATTTTAACTAGTGAAATATACATatcttttgagattttaaatttgaataattttcTATCTTTTACATGTAAcattaaaaaaaggaaaactaattgatttttggataatttttatttataacaGCCAAAAgccatttaatttttatttatatttcaaGATTGCTATGAAAGGTAGCAAAAACAATGAATAGTGAATAGAAAGACAAATCTCAAATTGAATGGTCTAAAATATGAGTAACATCTCACTATCTAGTATTGTTTGGCCACTTATTTTGAACAAATGAACTTATGTTGAAACTttccttattttaagaaaagCTTTTACATTCAAAGTAGTGTCCACTCTCCCATTTGACAATGGCAGCTTCTTCTTCCAGCAACTATTACTTCTATAAATAGCAACACCACAAAAACAATCTTCCAAACAAGATTTCCTGCATTCTTCTTCAGTAGAAGGATAAATCCTTTCGAAATCCGATAATGGCCAATCAACATCAGTCACAACATCAAAATCATATAAATCTTCAGGATTACCCTGTCCAATTTCATCACAATTTGGAACAAATCTTGGTTTGCAGCTCCCATACTTATCGTTCGGATCGATCAACGAATACCCTTTTGGACATTCACAATATGGCATTTGATTTTCACTTAAATGGCACACATTGTTGTACCCACAAACTCCACTTCCAGTTTCTTCAAGAATTGCTAAACAAATGTTATCAGGCACAGACCAAAGAATAGTCCAATTTTGTTTTCCCGTAGAAATACTCTTACGATGATAATAATGAGTTAAAACACCATCGAAATCAAGACTCAACCTGTGATAATTGTCTGATGTTGAAGGGACATTAGGAGGTGTTAGCACAAGTCTTTGATtgtttctttttaatatataaaCGGTGCCCAATTCGTCGAATATCAGTCGATATCCAGAATTGGCTTCATTTCCAGGATCAGAAGTATGACTGTTATAATACTCAGAATCAGGTTCAAAATTAGTCTGCTTGGATTGAGTATTAAGCACCAAATTCCCATTACTCATAATACGAAGAACAAACTTACCTGGAAAAAATAAAGACTCTGATTTTCGAGAATTCAGCTTGTTGTCAATTTCAAGTATTTGAGTAGGCAAAAGGGTATCAGTTGGATATTTAAAACTTTCCCATAAAATTGAAGAATCATTTCCAACAAGAACAAAGTTTCCTGTATTATTCATAACAGCATAAGCAACATTAGTTACAACTCGACCAGTGCTCCAAAGCATTTTACCCCGAGGATCGCGGAGAATTAATCCACTTTGTGGATTTAATTCCGCGATTGAGCCTCGTGGTACTAGATTACCACCATTTGCATACCAAACTATGGTGGTATCTTTAATTTTCGCGTAATATACGCAAAGCAAGAAGTGATTTTGATCTTGAATTTGCTTGAATCCGAACGCGAAATCTCCAGATTGAGAGAGCCATGGGGTAGTTTCTTCATTTGCAGTAAGAGTACTGCCCAAAGGTATAGTATCCTTTATTTGAGCTAAAGTATGCAGGGgaaaaatcagaagaaaaaatAGCATAGAATATATGTTGGAGTAAGCCATTGTCAAATTTGGTTTTGCATTTGCTAGAGAAACCAAAGTTGTGGTATATAAACTTGGAGTTTGACTTCTTCATATGCAGTGACAATGTAAAAAAAATTTACACATGAGATAAATAATAATTACACATAACATTTCATAAAAAGTGGAatcaataattttaaaataagacAAATTACCTGAGACGATCAGAACCTGAGTACAAGGTTGTAATTATGGCCAATATTTTGGCTAATGAATTCCATTTTATATAAGTATGCTTGCAAAGTAGACTTTGTTGGCAATATTCTTTCGGACCCAAAAATATTGCATTTTGTGGTTGACATCATTTGCACAAGTTGTATCTCTTCTTTTACACCTAAGAGGTCAAGACTTTTTTGGGAAGGTTATTAGTTCATTTTAGACACACCAAATACACACCAACAAGACTTGAGTATTCATTTCTTgttttttcctttcttccttttattaAGAGTGTTTTGTATGAGAGTTAAGTGTTGGGAAGTACTTGTGTGAACCATTTCTTTGGAGTGATTTTGTGAGGTTATTCTCTTGGgatatttggaattaattagagTGTTTACTctaattttgtactctcttttgtaCTCTTGTTGGTATAGTAAAATTACTGCTCTCCGCTTGTGGACGTAGGTCACTTtaaccgaaccacgttaaatttgtattttctttatatgctttaattgtCGTTGTTATCAACTTTCATTGCCTTTGTTATTGTCATTACACCGTTATTTGGCTAAATTTCGCACTACCCAAATTCCCGATCCTAACAAAGGTTTTTGGACTCGGACCAAAATAGGCGCATAAAAAAATTGGGCACTATTTTATATATAGCGCATATATTCGTTAACGGCCAATTACCATGTTAACTTATAATGCATATAATTCTTGTATATTTAATATGTGAACCACACCACACTACAACAAAACAAGTGCATGACAGATAGTACAGCAAAGAGAAGCTTTTATTAAGGATGACAATGATTTAATGAATTAGGAATGTGTCAGTTTTCAAAGAATGAGGACCACAAGTTATGTATAAAGAGTTGAAATTTCCTCTCCTTCCCACACTAGAAAAGTCGCACATCATTTAACCTACGAGTTCGGTCTGAGTCAAATAACTAGTTTAAATTTAAtattcttcttaaaattttatttaatattattaatttaaaatacaCTAACTTAAAACGCTAAAATCACAAACCCGTTAATTTCAAATATTTACTATGCATAGTGATATATCTAAACGATCAATCAAATTTATAGCCGACATTATTGACTTAGGCCTGGCAGTTTTTCACTAATTTTGAAGAACTGAAAAGCTTTCAAAATCTTTCCTGCCTTAGCAGTAAACGATGGGCCATCTTATAATATATTCAAAAACCATGCAGAATAGCCAAATTAATTAAGTGTTATCCCTTTGTTATGATGCAAAACGAAAAATACGTTATTCTTTTGAGATATTTAAGTGTTTGATTGGTGAGTATAAGTTAATTTTCAGTAAACATTTATCTTGCACATAAAATAGACCTCACACGGTATCACTAGAACCTCTAATAACATACATATGCAAATGATGGCATATGAGACAAGTTCCCTAAAGAAGTCTTCTAACTCAGCCGACGTCTCAACAACATCGGTACAAGTTACAATCTTATTGAGTAAGTTGTATTTGTTATCACTCTACCATGTGTCCACTAAGCTTGAGTGTTATCTATTGCCAAAAGAAGTCTTAGTCATGTGCAAG
This genomic stretch from Nicotiana sylvestris chromosome 9, ASM39365v2, whole genome shotgun sequence harbors:
- the LOC104218062 gene encoding G-type lectin S-receptor-like serine/threonine-protein kinase LECRK2, with amino-acid sequence MAYSNIYSMLFFLLIFPLHTLAQIKDTIPLGSTLTANEETTPWLSQSGDFAFGFKQIQDQNHFLLCVYYAKIKDTTIVWYANGGNLVPRGSIAELNPQSGLILRDPRGKMLWSTGRVVTNVAYAVMNNTGNFVLVGNDSSILWESFKYPTDTLLPTQILEIDNKLNSRKSESLFFPGKFVLRIMSNGNLVLNTQSKQTNFEPDSEYYNSHTSDPGNEANSGYRLIFDELGTVYILKRNNQRLVLTPPNVPSTSDNYHRLSLDFDGVLTHYYHRKSISTGKQNWTILWSVPDNICLAILEETGSGVCGYNNVCHLSENQMPYCECPKGYSLIDPNDKYGSCKPRFVPNCDEIGQGNPEDLYDFDVVTDVDWPLSDFERIYPSTEEECRKSCLEDCFCGVAIYRSNSCWKKKLPLSNGRVDTTLNVKAFLKIRKVST